The following coding sequences are from one Paenarthrobacter ureafaciens window:
- the rpsN gene encoding 30S ribosomal protein S14, protein MAKKSKIARNEQRKVIVERYAAKRLELKKTLVDPNASDEAREAARLGLQKLPRNASPIRLRNRDQIDGRPRGTFQKFGISRVRFRDMAHKGELPGITKSSW, encoded by the coding sequence ATGGCTAAGAAGTCCAAGATTGCTCGTAACGAGCAGCGCAAGGTCATCGTTGAGCGCTACGCTGCCAAGCGCCTCGAGCTGAAGAAGACCCTGGTTGACCCCAACGCGTCTGACGAAGCCCGCGAAGCTGCACGCCTCGGCCTGCAGAAGCTGCCCCGCAACGCCTCCCCGATCCGTCTGCGTAACCGCGACCAGATCGACGGCCGTCCCCGCGGCACCTTCCAGAAGTTCGGTATCTCCCGCGTTCGCTTCCGCGACATGGCTCACAAGGGTGAGCTGCCGGGTATCACCAAGTCTTCCTGGTAA